CCCGATGGGTATGAACACCCCGGCGTCGCGCCCGATGGCCTCCTCGACCTCGGGCCACGTCATCTCAGATAGCGTCCTGGTTCTCTGTGCCACTTTCTCTCCTATCTAGCTATCCAGGCGTTGGCTTACCGCGGAGGAGACCGGGAGACATACTCCACCCGGGCTCCTCGATGCGTCGCGGCTGTTGGGCTCGGTACCGCTACTCCCGTACGGGTTCCTCCTCGTGCTCGGCGCGCGGCTCGGCGTTGCGGGGTTCGGGCTGACGGACGACGGACTCCGGCGTCGCGCCGGCCTTCTCGGCGATCTTGTTGAGGATCAGATAGATCACGACACCGGCTATGAGGCCGTTTACCGGCGGCACGCCGGGCGAGAACTGCGCCACGAGGCAGGCCGCGAAGTAGGTGACGATGCCGACCCAGTTGAACGCCGGAAGTCGGACCGAGTCCAGATCCGGGACGTTGGCCCGCCACTTGATGAAGTAGTCGGCGGCTATCACGGCGCCGACCGGCGGGATGAACGTGCCGAGGAGGATCAGGTAGCTCTCCAGGAAGTTGTAGAAGCCGCTGATGGCGAGCACGATGCCGATGAGCGCGCCGCCGATGACGATCCCCCGGCGCTTCTCGGTGCGGAAGAAGTTCGCCCCGGCTACGGAGAAGGCGTAGGCGGTCCGGTCGGCGGTGGTCCAGACGTTGAGTAGCATCAGGAGGAGCCCGGCGGCCAGTAGGCCCTGTATGCCGAGCACGCGGGTCAGGTCCGCCTCCTGATACACCAGCGCGCCCATCGCTCCGGCGAAGATAAAGAGGCCGTTGCCGAGGGTGAAGGCGACGAATCCAGCAAGGATGGCGCCTTTTGTGGTGGAGCAGAAGCGGGTCCAGTTGGTGATCTGGGTGCCACCGCTTACGAAGGTGCCGATGATCAGGGTCAACGCCAGCGCGATGCCGACCTCGGAGGTCGCGC
Above is a genomic segment from Rubrobacter aplysinae containing:
- the codB gene encoding cytosine permease; translated protein: MSQSQAARQEESKQDYPLQAVPQGARRSDWTIALILLGFTFWVGSMYAGGQVGPGFSFWNMVGVVMLGSAMLGAYVCVLSVAAQRSGLNTVLLARFSFGEKGSKIVDSLLGFTQIGWYAWAIALPGVILADIIGPGWFIPLVILFTLAFTWTAYIGISALAILSRVSVPTMLILIGISLWLATGDAGGLSDLTGIGATSEVGIALALTLIIGTFVSGGTQITNWTRFCSTTKGAILAGFVAFTLGNGLFIFAGAMGALVYQEADLTRVLGIQGLLAAGLLLMLLNVWTTADRTAYAFSVAGANFFRTEKRRGIVIGGALIGIVLAISGFYNFLESYLILLGTFIPPVGAVIAADYFIKWRANVPDLDSVRLPAFNWVGIVTYFAACLVAQFSPGVPPVNGLIAGVVIYLILNKIAEKAGATPESVVRQPEPRNAEPRAEHEEEPVRE